A section of the Acropora muricata isolate sample 2 chromosome 4, ASM3666990v1, whole genome shotgun sequence genome encodes:
- the LOC136913822 gene encoding uncharacterized protein — MPSFWSTPFMKLCLGMQAAGQETNWITVSYQASFLHSLMSTNTHYATKVGRGRWKSLLADSSLKRNCNMEGFNVKPSGGKNDTAVTRIGLLGDNNYDCRSYDSRIGFGSKGSSYGQHDDNSCGKESAKKGNDNGVKHIKANCFILLQ; from the coding sequence ATGCCAAGTTTCTGGAGTACGCCTTTCATGAAACTATGTCTTGGAATGCAAGCTGCAGGACAAGAAACCAACTGGATAACAGTTTCTTATCAAGCGAGCTTCTTACACTCGCTTATGTCAACCAACACTCACTATGCAACGAAAGTTGGCAGAGGCAGGTGGAAATCTCTCTTGGCTGATTCATCACTCAAAAGGAATTGCAACATGGAAGGGTTTAATGTAAAGCCTTCTGGTGGAAAAAACGATACCGCAGTCACACGAATTGGTCTCTTGGGAGATAATAACTACGATTGCCGCTCCTACGATTCGAGAATTGGATTTGGTTCCAAAGGATCAAGTTATGGGCAACATGACGACAACTCCTGTGGCAAAGAGTCTGCTAAGAAAGGCAACGATAACGGAGTAAAGCATATAAAAGCTAACTGCTTTATCCTTCTCCAGTAG
- the LOC136915471 gene encoding protein jagged-1-like, with translation MCQAHCFMNDICQSTNVSPQLDNGQWRCELNDADGLENLNDEAGHVYYLTKNACNSSPCIKNATCRPSFLHDDSYTCVCPAGFAGAACNEDYLLLRLRLVD, from the exons ATGTGCCAGGCCCATTGCTTCATGAACGACATATGCCAGTCAACCAATGTCAGTCCACAGCTTGATAATGGACAGTGGAGATGCGAGCTCAACGATGCAGATGGACTGGAAAATTTAAACGACGAAGCCGGACATGTTTATTATCTCACTAAG AATGCGTGCAACTCATCTCCGTGTATAAAAAATGCAACCTGTAGACCAAGTTTCCTGCACGATGACAGCTATACATGCGTTTGTCCGGCAGGTTTTGCTGGAGCGGCGTGCAATGAAG ACTACCTTCTCCTACGACTCAGACTTGTGGACTAA